Proteins found in one Amycolatopsis umgeniensis genomic segment:
- a CDS encoding GH92 family glycosyl hydrolase — MPRSVRPLVCSLLSATVVASGLVALPAAAAAEEAPPDFYSSFEQGEPQPTWSDTVDVDPSGKPKTFGVDGANATTIPGDIRGKVTETSANSENTPNEGVSNLVDGSTDTKWLAWTPNGFAQVVLSEPTSITRYALSSANDFDNRDPQDWTLQGSADGQAWTDLDKQTGQKFSERFQAKEYRLPAASAAYKFFRLNITKNNGGDIMQLSELLLANEDPAPPALPNMRSFADSGPTGGYTNKNRVGFTGTRAFRYSGSHKAQGHGWSYNKIFDVDIPVAATSELSYKVQPEFIRGDLKYPSTNVAVDLAFTDGTYLSQLGAVDQYGFGLSPQGQGASKVLYTNQWNLVRSQIGVVAKGKTVDRILVGYDNASGPGSLQGWLDDIKVSATPTPPASLRPSDNVLTTRGSLSNGSFSRGNNMPATAVPHGFNFWIPTTDAGTLSWMYSYHSRNNEQNLPALQAFSASHAPSPWMADRQTFQFLPSAATGVPNPDREARKLPFKHSNETARAHYYGVDFENGIKTKVAPTDHAALYRFEFPGADSNLIFDNVNNNGGLTLDPAGRAITGYSDVKSGLSAGASRMFVYATFDKPVTAGSKLSTGSGDQKRDNVLGYLKFDAGADKTVNMRIATSLISVDQAKKNMEQELAPNATVESVSETAAKAWDEKLKVIEVEGASKDQLITLYSNLYRLFLYPNSGFENVGTLEKPVKKYASPVSPKTGQDTPTQTGAKLVDGEFYVNNGFWDTYRTVWSAYSLLSPDTTGKLVDGFVQQYRDGGWISRWSSPGYADLMTGTSSDAAFADAYLKGVKGFDVQSAYDSAIKNATVTPPNGAVGRKGIDEGTFLGYAPNTADHGFSWAIEGYVNDNAIANMSKKLYDEAPATDPRKQEYLDNYGYFTERATQYVNVFDPSVGFFQGRDAAGKFTRAKDKFDPEVWGIDYTETNAYGMRFSVPQDGQGLANLFGGKAGLASKLDEFFATPETGLKYGSYGGIIHEMTEARDVRMGMYAHSNQAAHHTLYMYDYAGQPSKTQAKVREALARLYVGSELGQGYGGDEDNGEQSAWWLFGMLGFYPLQVGSSDYAIGSPLFTKATVNLPGGKKIVVNAPKNSAKNVYVQGLKVNGKAQSSTSLAHASIANGGTLDFDMGPNPSSWGTGPDDAPKSITKGDAVPTPVHDLTKPVSGGDAAFFDNTSRTEAKVKAPIQYQVPSTKEAGSFYTLTSGKGAGDAKSWVLKGSYDGKTWAVADARTDQAFPWRQQTRAFKIANPAHYAYYRLEVTATTGGEASLSEFEVLGKPDAACTQTITGERKGPLTVRNGVTCVDGATVSGPVTVAQGASLIVRGGSISGPLTATGAAQIVLDRTRVNGPVAITGATGPVSIELTEIGGPVALTGNKGPVLTSSTIGGPLACAANSPAPTDYDLQNTVRGPSAGQCAKL; from the coding sequence ATGCCCCGAAGCGTCAGACCTCTGGTCTGCAGCCTCCTGAGTGCCACGGTCGTGGCGTCTGGGCTGGTAGCCCTCCCGGCCGCCGCCGCGGCCGAAGAAGCCCCGCCGGACTTCTACTCCTCTTTCGAACAGGGTGAACCGCAGCCGACGTGGAGCGACACCGTCGACGTCGACCCGTCCGGCAAGCCGAAGACGTTCGGCGTCGACGGCGCGAACGCCACCACCATCCCCGGTGACATCCGCGGCAAGGTCACCGAGACGTCCGCCAACAGCGAGAACACCCCGAACGAGGGGGTGTCGAACCTGGTGGACGGCTCGACCGACACCAAGTGGCTGGCCTGGACCCCGAACGGCTTCGCGCAGGTCGTGCTGTCGGAGCCGACGTCGATCACGCGGTACGCGCTCTCCTCGGCGAACGACTTCGACAACCGCGACCCGCAGGACTGGACGCTGCAGGGTTCCGCGGACGGCCAGGCCTGGACGGATCTGGACAAGCAGACCGGCCAGAAGTTCTCGGAGCGGTTCCAGGCCAAGGAGTACCGCCTGCCCGCGGCGAGCGCCGCGTACAAGTTCTTCCGGCTGAACATCACGAAGAACAACGGCGGCGACATCATGCAGCTCTCGGAGCTGCTGCTGGCCAACGAGGACCCGGCCCCGCCGGCGCTGCCGAACATGCGCAGCTTCGCCGACAGCGGCCCGACGGGCGGCTACACGAACAAGAACCGCGTCGGTTTCACCGGCACGCGGGCGTTCCGCTACTCCGGCAGCCACAAGGCGCAGGGGCACGGCTGGTCCTACAACAAGATCTTCGACGTCGACATCCCGGTGGCGGCGACCTCGGAGCTGTCGTACAAGGTGCAGCCCGAGTTCATCCGCGGCGACCTGAAGTACCCGAGCACGAACGTCGCGGTGGACCTGGCGTTCACCGACGGCACGTACCTGAGCCAGCTCGGCGCCGTCGACCAGTACGGTTTCGGGCTTTCGCCGCAGGGCCAGGGCGCGAGCAAGGTGCTCTACACCAACCAGTGGAACCTGGTGCGCTCGCAGATCGGCGTGGTCGCGAAGGGCAAGACGGTCGACCGGATCCTTGTCGGCTACGACAACGCCAGCGGCCCGGGTTCGCTGCAGGGCTGGCTGGACGACATCAAGGTCTCGGCGACGCCGACTCCCCCGGCGAGCCTGCGCCCGTCCGACAACGTGCTGACCACGCGCGGTTCGCTGTCGAACGGTTCGTTCTCTCGCGGAAACAACATGCCCGCGACCGCGGTTCCGCACGGGTTCAACTTCTGGATCCCGACGACCGACGCGGGCACGTTGAGCTGGATGTACTCCTACCACTCGCGTAACAACGAGCAGAACCTCCCGGCGCTGCAGGCGTTCTCCGCGAGCCACGCGCCGAGTCCGTGGATGGCCGACCGGCAGACCTTCCAGTTCCTGCCCTCGGCCGCCACCGGGGTGCCGAATCCCGACCGTGAGGCGCGGAAGCTGCCGTTCAAGCATTCCAACGAGACTGCGCGGGCGCACTACTACGGCGTCGACTTCGAGAACGGGATCAAGACGAAGGTCGCGCCGACCGATCACGCGGCGCTGTACCGGTTCGAGTTCCCCGGTGCGGATTCGAACCTGATCTTCGACAACGTCAACAACAACGGCGGGCTCACCCTCGATCCCGCGGGCCGGGCCATCACCGGCTACAGCGACGTGAAGAGCGGGCTGTCCGCGGGTGCGTCGCGGATGTTCGTCTACGCCACCTTCGACAAGCCGGTGACGGCCGGTTCGAAGCTGTCGACCGGTTCCGGTGACCAGAAGCGGGACAACGTCCTCGGTTACCTCAAGTTCGACGCGGGCGCCGACAAGACGGTGAACATGCGGATCGCGACCTCGCTGATCAGCGTCGATCAGGCGAAGAAGAACATGGAGCAGGAGCTCGCCCCGAACGCGACGGTCGAGTCGGTGAGCGAGACAGCGGCGAAGGCCTGGGACGAGAAGCTCAAGGTCATCGAGGTCGAGGGCGCGTCGAAGGATCAGCTGATCACGCTGTACTCCAACCTGTACCGGCTGTTCCTGTACCCGAACTCGGGCTTCGAGAACGTCGGCACCCTCGAGAAGCCGGTGAAGAAGTACGCGAGCCCGGTGTCGCCGAAGACCGGCCAGGACACCCCGACACAGACCGGGGCGAAACTGGTCGACGGCGAGTTCTACGTCAACAACGGGTTCTGGGACACCTATCGCACGGTGTGGTCGGCGTATTCGCTGCTCAGTCCGGACACGACCGGGAAGCTGGTCGACGGTTTCGTGCAGCAGTACCGTGACGGCGGCTGGATCTCGCGCTGGTCCTCCCCCGGCTACGCGGATCTGATGACCGGCACCAGTTCGGACGCCGCCTTCGCGGACGCGTACCTCAAGGGAGTCAAGGGTTTCGACGTCCAGTCGGCCTACGACTCCGCGATCAAGAACGCGACGGTGACCCCGCCGAACGGCGCGGTCGGCCGGAAGGGCATCGACGAGGGCACGTTCCTCGGGTACGCGCCGAACACCGCGGACCACGGGTTCTCGTGGGCGATCGAGGGCTACGTCAACGACAACGCCATCGCGAACATGTCGAAGAAGCTCTACGACGAGGCTCCGGCGACCGACCCGCGTAAGCAGGAGTACCTGGACAACTACGGCTACTTCACCGAGCGGGCCACGCAGTACGTGAACGTGTTCGACCCGAGTGTCGGCTTCTTCCAGGGCCGTGACGCGGCGGGCAAGTTCACCCGGGCCAAGGACAAGTTCGACCCGGAGGTCTGGGGTATCGACTACACCGAGACCAACGCGTACGGCATGCGGTTCTCCGTTCCGCAGGACGGACAGGGCCTGGCGAACCTCTTCGGCGGCAAGGCGGGGCTGGCGTCCAAATTGGACGAATTCTTCGCCACCCCGGAGACGGGCCTGAAGTACGGCAGTTACGGCGGGATCATCCACGAGATGACCGAGGCGCGGGACGTCCGGATGGGCATGTACGCGCATTCCAACCAGGCCGCGCACCACACGCTCTACATGTACGACTACGCCGGTCAGCCGTCGAAGACGCAGGCGAAGGTCCGCGAGGCGCTGGCGAGGCTGTACGTCGGCAGTGAGCTCGGCCAGGGCTACGGCGGTGACGAGGACAACGGCGAGCAGTCGGCTTGGTGGCTGTTCGGCATGCTGGGATTCTACCCGTTGCAGGTCGGCAGCTCGGACTACGCGATCGGCTCGCCGCTGTTCACCAAGGCGACCGTGAACCTGCCCGGCGGCAAGAAGATCGTGGTCAACGCGCCGAAGAACAGCGCGAAGAACGTCTACGTCCAGGGCCTGAAGGTGAACGGCAAGGCGCAGTCCTCCACGTCGCTGGCGCACGCGTCGATCGCGAACGGCGGAACGCTCGACTTCGACATGGGCCCGAACCCGTCGTCGTGGGGTACCGGCCCGGACGACGCGCCGAAGTCGATCACCAAGGGCGACGCGGTGCCGACGCCTGTGCACGACCTGACCAAGCCGGTCTCCGGCGGGGACGCGGCGTTCTTCGACAACACGTCGCGGACCGAGGCGAAGGTCAAGGCGCCGATCCAGTACCAGGTGCCCTCGACGAAGGAGGCAGGTTCGTTCTACACGCTGACTTCCGGCAAGGGCGCGGGCGACGCGAAGAGCTGGGTGCTGAAGGGTTCCTACGACGGGAAGACGTGGGCGGTCGCGGATGCGCGGACCGATCAGGCGTTCCCGTGGCGTCAGCAGACCAGGGCGTTCAAGATCGCGAACCCGGCGCACTACGCCTACTACCGGCTCGAGGTCACCGCGACCACGGGCGGGGAGGCGTCGCTTTCGGAGTTCGAGGTGCTCGGCAAGCCCGACGCGGCGTGCACCCAGACGATCACGGGTGAGCGCAAGGGCCCGCTGACCGTGCGGAACGGGGTGACCTGTGTGGACGGTGCGACGGTGTCCGGTCCGGTGACGGTGGCGCAGGGTGCGAGCCTGATCGTGCGAGGCGGGTCGATCTCCGGACCGCTGACGGCGACGGGTGCGGCCCAGATCGTGCTGGACCGGACGAGGGTGAACGGTCCGGTGGCGATCACCGGGGCGACCGGTCCGGTGTCGATCGAACTGACCGAGATCGGCGGACCGGTGGCGTTGACGGGTAACAAGGGGCCGGTGCTGACTTCCAGCACGATCGGCGGACCTCTGGCGTGCGCGGCCAACTCCCCCGCTCCGACGGACTACGACCTGCAGAACACCGTCCGCGGCCCGTCCGCCGGGCAGTGCGCGAAGCTGTAG
- a CDS encoding MFS transporter, with product MLRSPTSRKPRSLIEVWPALAGLSAVFLFEMLDNSILNVALPTIGRELSTSTTTLQWVTGVYSVVFGGLMLAFGALADRAGRRKIMLVGLVLLGVASLATMFVTAAWQLIAVRAVMGVAAAMTTPGSLALAFRLFDEDVLRVRATTLISTVGLVGLATGPTIGGLALTIAPWQALLMVNVPVAALAFVGIRTGIPADDPAESHRDPIDVAGAALGTATIVLTLLAPTLFVEAGTASALPWAAAAAALAAGICFVLREKTARHPLLDLKLIARPLVSSGLALKAAAGLATAGLSYLVTLHLQFGLGWAPAQAAIGMLPQVVVLIAGGALIGPLVTRVGLTKAAWLSAGAVVCGLAVYTVFGGFGYVWIAVALALVAAGMRVVGVVAGTNVMRGLPANRTTIGAALVDTASEVTTGIGIALSGTILALVFPGALTTALHTAGFQTATTYAGLALTLLSAVLVGFGILRGRRPE from the coding sequence ATGTTGCGTTCCCCCACCTCCCGCAAACCCCGGTCCCTGATCGAAGTATGGCCCGCGCTGGCCGGGCTCTCGGCCGTGTTCCTGTTCGAGATGCTCGACAACTCGATCCTCAATGTCGCGCTGCCGACCATCGGCCGCGAACTCTCCACCTCGACGACCACCCTGCAATGGGTGACCGGGGTCTATTCCGTCGTGTTCGGCGGGCTGATGCTGGCGTTCGGCGCGCTGGCCGACAGGGCGGGCAGGCGCAAGATCATGCTCGTCGGGCTCGTCCTGCTCGGTGTGGCGAGCCTGGCCACGATGTTCGTCACCGCCGCGTGGCAGCTCATCGCCGTCCGGGCCGTCATGGGTGTCGCGGCGGCGATGACCACACCGGGGTCGCTCGCCCTCGCGTTCCGCCTGTTCGACGAAGATGTGCTGCGCGTCCGCGCGACCACGCTGATCTCGACCGTCGGCTTGGTCGGCCTCGCCACCGGCCCCACCATCGGCGGGCTCGCGCTCACCATCGCGCCGTGGCAAGCGCTGCTGATGGTGAACGTGCCTGTCGCCGCGCTCGCGTTCGTCGGCATCCGGACCGGCATCCCCGCCGACGATCCCGCCGAGTCGCACCGCGATCCGATCGACGTCGCGGGCGCCGCGCTGGGAACCGCGACGATCGTCCTTACGCTTCTCGCCCCGACGCTCTTCGTCGAAGCCGGCACCGCCTCGGCGCTGCCCTGGGCCGCCGCAGCGGCCGCGCTCGCCGCCGGGATCTGCTTCGTCCTCCGGGAGAAGACCGCTCGCCATCCCTTGCTGGACTTGAAACTCATCGCCCGCCCCCTGGTGTCCAGCGGCCTGGCGCTCAAGGCCGCGGCCGGACTGGCGACCGCCGGGCTCAGCTATCTCGTGACACTGCACCTCCAGTTCGGCTTGGGCTGGGCACCCGCCCAAGCGGCGATCGGGATGCTGCCCCAGGTCGTCGTCCTGATCGCCGGCGGCGCCCTCATCGGCCCCCTGGTCACCCGGGTCGGCCTCACCAAGGCCGCCTGGCTCAGCGCCGGCGCGGTCGTATGCGGACTCGCCGTCTACACCGTGTTCGGCGGGTTCGGCTACGTCTGGATCGCCGTCGCACTCGCCCTCGTCGCCGCGGGTATGCGCGTGGTCGGTGTCGTCGCGGGCACCAACGTGATGCGCGGCCTGCCGGCGAACCGCACCACCATCGGGGCCGCACTCGTCGACACCGCCAGCGAAGTCACCACCGGCATCGGCATCGCCCTCAGCGGGACCATCCTGGCGCTGGTCTTCCCTGGCGCGTTGACGACGGCCCTGCACACGGCCGGCTTCCAGACCGCGACCACCTACGCGGGACTCGCCCTCACGCTGCTGTCCGCGGTCCTCGTCGGATTCGGCATCCTGCGCGGGCGTCGTCCCGAATAG
- a CDS encoding tannase/feruloyl esterase family alpha/beta hydrolase, with protein MLGVAALITAGSILTAPAATAGETTFRPVRTCADLVRTYDVPGAVTHVKTATVVPATATEPENCDVRGYVEPAVQFQLRLPTKTYAGRYLQFGCGGFCGAVTPPPFTDCGLPHGGDVAVAATDDGHVGKTPLVFDDGKWAENDQAARDDFAFRAPHVVSKASKRLISAFYGAPPKKSYFSGCSDGGREALLLAQRYPHDFDGIVAGAPAGYWGPLIGVYQTWLAKVNTGADGKPILTGDKLPALHAAALSSCDKSDGLGDGAIDDPRTCRFDPATIACPPGTDNAGCLTPAQVEATKKIYAPPTDERGRKLYPGGQTVGSELSWYGWTIAAPEFGGVPFAQALADNYLKYMAYPIGTPHSSVEKFAFTSREFDKLTPEGIRSNAMSTDLREFRRSGGKLVLWHGWADQAIPAAGTVDYYQRLTRANGGPAATRDWARLFMVPGLYHCATGDKLTEYDPLKELVSWVERGTAPDKTIATGRDADGKVFRTRPVFPYPLQAKYDGTGSVDDAANFVPVPPSRPSQDIVNWAGNDLYGKAGPVAP; from the coding sequence ATGCTCGGCGTGGCAGCGCTCATCACGGCAGGCTCGATACTCACGGCGCCGGCGGCCACCGCCGGCGAAACGACCTTCCGCCCGGTGCGCACCTGCGCCGATCTGGTGCGGACCTATGACGTTCCCGGTGCGGTGACGCACGTCAAGACCGCCACCGTGGTGCCCGCGACGGCGACCGAACCGGAGAACTGCGACGTCCGCGGCTACGTGGAACCGGCGGTCCAGTTCCAGCTCCGGCTGCCGACCAAGACCTACGCGGGCCGCTATCTGCAGTTCGGCTGTGGCGGGTTCTGCGGCGCCGTCACCCCTCCGCCGTTCACCGACTGCGGGCTGCCGCACGGCGGTGACGTCGCGGTCGCGGCCACCGACGACGGCCACGTCGGCAAGACCCCGCTCGTCTTCGACGACGGCAAGTGGGCCGAGAACGACCAGGCCGCCCGAGACGACTTCGCCTTCCGGGCGCCGCACGTCGTCTCGAAGGCGTCCAAGCGCCTCATCTCGGCGTTCTACGGCGCTCCGCCGAAGAAGTCCTACTTCAGCGGTTGTTCCGACGGCGGCCGCGAGGCGCTCCTGCTGGCACAGCGCTACCCGCACGACTTCGACGGCATCGTCGCCGGCGCGCCGGCCGGCTACTGGGGCCCGCTGATCGGCGTTTACCAGACCTGGCTCGCCAAGGTGAACACCGGCGCCGACGGCAAACCCATCCTGACCGGGGACAAACTCCCGGCACTACACGCCGCCGCACTGTCCTCTTGCGACAAATCCGACGGACTCGGCGACGGCGCGATCGACGACCCGCGCACCTGCCGGTTCGACCCGGCCACGATCGCCTGCCCGCCCGGCACCGACAACGCCGGCTGCCTCACGCCCGCACAGGTCGAGGCCACCAAGAAGATCTACGCGCCGCCCACCGACGAACGCGGCCGCAAGCTGTACCCGGGCGGCCAGACCGTCGGCTCCGAACTGTCCTGGTACGGCTGGACGATCGCGGCACCCGAGTTCGGTGGCGTCCCGTTCGCGCAGGCACTCGCCGACAACTATCTGAAGTACATGGCGTACCCGATCGGGACACCGCATTCGTCGGTCGAGAAGTTCGCCTTCACGTCGCGTGAATTCGACAAGCTGACGCCGGAAGGCATCCGCTCCAACGCGATGTCGACGGATCTGCGGGAATTCCGGCGCTCCGGCGGCAAACTCGTGCTCTGGCACGGCTGGGCGGATCAGGCGATCCCGGCCGCGGGCACCGTCGACTACTACCAGCGCCTCACCCGCGCCAACGGCGGCCCCGCCGCGACGCGGGACTGGGCCCGGCTGTTCATGGTCCCCGGGCTGTATCACTGCGCCACCGGCGACAAGCTGACCGAGTACGACCCGCTGAAGGAACTGGTCTCCTGGGTCGAACGCGGTACCGCGCCGGACAAGACCATCGCCACCGGCCGTGACGCCGACGGCAAGGTCTTCCGCACCCGACCGGTGTTCCCGTACCCGCTGCAGGCGAAGTACGACGGCACCGGAAGCGTCGACGACGCCGCGAACTTCGTGCCGGTCCCGCCGTCGCGGCCTTCGCAGGACATCGTGAACTGGGCCGGGAACGATCTGTACGGCAAGGCGGGTCCGGTCGCTCCGTAG